GCCATTTACGCACTTCAGGAGTGACAACCACTTTTAAATACTAGAGTGAATTCTCTAAATAGTTTTGTGTACCGATTGTGAACCCATCTCACTCTTGACAAGATTTTAAATAAGCCACCACTgacagagatgtgtgtgtgtttttttttttgtggatgacTGTTTGCAGTGGACTGTTTGTTAAGTGTTACCACACCACATCCACTTATCATAAGTGATGATTATTAAGCCTCTTTGGGCTTAAGCTATTTAAGTTATGATGTTGTTAACGCAGGCAGGTGCAAGTAGTAATATTGTGGTATGTGGAATATTTCCATGATAAAGCGTTTTAATTCTAGTTTGTGATTTACTGTTCCTTCTAGCAGGACCTGACAACACTAAAGAGTCAAGATGTGCCCTAATTCATGTATAGTAGAAGAGACACCtacagtataatatatatatatatatatatatatatatatatatatatatatatatatatatatatatatatatatatatatatatatatatatatatgcgtttaAACATGTAATTAAAAGTTCTTTTATCAGTTTAATTCTGAACACACTGCATATGTTTTTTTCTAGGTTTAGGTTTCATTCAACTGTTGAGTGCAGTTGTTACATGTGTTACTGAATGTGTGTGAAAAAGATTAAGCAGTAAAAGGTGAACTGGAAACTAAATAAGCTGTAATGTGAACATGATGGATGTGCATTTGGTGTGTAATAGATGCTGCAGAAGATAAACTCACTAAAGACTTTTCCCAAATTAAAATTCATATTGCTCTCCAACAGCTCAAAGGCCAGGAACACAGCTACAAATAAGACAGAAACCAGCACCCCCAGTTTCAAAAGTCCTGTTAAAACAGAAAACAATGCTAAACCAATAGTACAATGCAAATAACTTCAGTTTAGATACCAATAATGACAAAACCAAATGTTACTACATTAAAACTATAGTATTATACTTTGCATAACCTACATTTTTGTACAATAAAATATTACTAGGATTCATTAtaagtttgaaatatttttacactGCTTTTATTCATACAATGCCACAAAAAACAGACCAAAGAGCAAATATTTGCCTACTGATACTTGCATATAAATTAAACAGGACACACCTCCTGCTCGCATCATCCTGAGGGATCAGCAGGCACCAGTCTCCACAATAAGATCCAAACACCTGACATGATATCAAATATCATTATGTAACCAAAGCCTGAATTCGTAAATATTTCAGCTACACTATACAGCTACATTTTAATCTACCAACTGCCAGGCTGATTAAAATTTAGCTTTAGCTTTATGGTTCACATACATAGTCTTAATGTACTTATTATTATAGATGGTCAACTTGGTTGTGCTTTTATCATTAAAATACTCTGTAAAACCAGTTCTCAGCGtcttatgagagagagagagagagagagagagagagagagagagagagagagagaggcaataaagaaaggaaagaacagcaataaaagcaaataaatgcaatagattaatctttaaaaatacttaacataaaattaaaaaggaaGTAATACACAAATGTTGTAATAACATGATTTAAGATAATATCAGCACTAGCCTTTGCAAAATTCATAATCAACAActactttttgtttttacagattATGAATGCATGTATTCGTCTTCATCTGTCATGATGTATGAAGTAATTCTCCCCAGAAAACATCAAACAAATAACACTTATCTAACTAATCTATAAATTTTACTTAGCTAACaagtaaaacaattaagaacattgCACTGGTTTAAGTTTATGTGTTAGCTGACTTTAGTAGTAGCTTTTAGCATCACACGTATGCACAAACACATGAATAAAActtcaaacacataaaaaaatgaaaacccgCGTATAAACCAGCAAATCTAAAATTTACGTTTGACGATTATTAAATAAAGAAGATAAGAAAAGGATACGGACCTGGTGCCACGGCGACACAGCGCTGAATATCCGATTCCCGACACATCCGGGTTCGCGTGCGTGTTTGACAAAACGTCATGAGGAAAGGGCGTGTTCTATAAATCATTAGTTTCGGTCTGTACTATATTCCCAATGTTATATTTGATAAATTAGGTGGCTTAgactttcttttaaaatgtaatttcatccCTTCTAAATTCCCAATTTCCCTCTCTAACTTTCACAAACAAGCTTTACTTGCTTAGAAATTGTGTGCACAATTTTTCCCCACACAAAGAAATTCTTTGGAATAACTCTGATGCCTTGACTTGTGGGAAATCTCTTTTTATTGATAGGTGGTTTGAAAGaggagttgtttttgttttggacttattttaaaatgataacaatATTTTGGAATATGAAGAATTTATGACATTGTATAACTTCCCTTTGTCAGCTAAATCCTTCAACTGTGTTATAAAGAGTTTGTCACAAagttatgtgcatttatttaaaacgTTTCTTGACTTTAATGAGAGGGAAACAATTATGCCTAAACGTTTTTTGGATGGAGTGTCTtttttgacacacacacaaaaaaaaaaacagacatgtcAGACGATTGTTACATTACTCTTTATATACCTCCCCAAGATGTAAATTTTTCTGGAGCAATTTTTCTAATTGCATTCGACGGAAGAGAGCATGGTTTTTACCTGAAAAATTCAGCATATCCAACAAAATAAGATACATTTTAAGATCTTGCATAATGTTTATCCTACAAATTCCCAAATTGCGAATTTCTTCGATTTATCTAATTTGTGTACTTTCTGCAATATACATGAAGAGACTATTCCACTTATTCTATAGTTGCACTCACATTAAACATCTTTGgaataacattattttttatttatcgtccttatttaaacatgatttaaatttgtctataaaagatatatttctgtatttctcGGGTGATGATCATGCTCTCGATCTTAGTGTAATTGTTTTGTGTTACACTGTaaattttttatacacaaaaataagttTCTAAAAACAATACCTATATTCAACACTTTCCTTGTTGAAATTTCATACAATAATGAATATCTtaagcttattaataataataagaatagtaagtttcttaaagcttatgataatcttttttcttaatgactgagactttgaattttttttgtctccctcttctttcttattttttgttattgcattttttcttcaatgcagtgatgttattattcttgtattcaataaaaaaataaatcattagttTCGGTCTTAATTTCTGTTGATAAAAACCCCTTTGGTCAAAAATATATATCCCGAAATAACATGaaattgtcattattttaaagacattcaaaatatatgtaaattcaGAGATTTAGATTATCCGTTCTTAAGAAAactatgaaaaaatatgaaattatatattgttttaagtGTAAATTATATACATATTCAATAGGCTGTAAACACACGTTATTAGGTTGCATACCCTTTTTGTTTTAATTCTCTAATCTAGAGTGACTGGTGTTTCAGCGAATAGGTGTGACATTCTGTTGCATAGTGGCGTGGTATTCAAAGTATGTGCAAGATTGTTTGAGAACTGACTGATCTCTTTCTTGTTTGTCTGTAGTGGTATTAAGTTATTATTAAAGTGTTGGTTATTTTAAAGGAGTAATTCACccatcaaaaaaagaaaattgagacattttgaaatatgtttgcaATTGACATAGTACAACTATGCAAGTCAATTTCTACCTGTttccaagattttttttttttataatatcttGTGTGAGTATGACTGCTGACTTGCAcatgcaagctgagacatgcaATTTTAGACATGCAGTCTAAGACACATGCACTCAatagagctagtgacgtcactgctAGGGTATACAGGGTAAGGGGTGGTGTTAAGTGTACACAttggaacaagtggagaatgAGTAAACATTGACAGAATTAAATTGTGTAAGTAATAAATCCCTTAtatatggttatatatatatatatgcaaactaGTTTGCTAATAACTAGTAAATTGCTAATAACATTCAAAATAACTTTTACTCTATATAAATactttctgcatttttttttcaaatatgatTGTTGattgcaaaataatgaataatgcagtgtttgttttaaattcattttaatttatttactaataaaaaCAGTAGACTTGTCTAGATACATAGTCCCAAAGCTCAAGAGTAATACCAGCAGCAGCCTGAGGGAATATGAATGAGTCCAGTGCAAAAGACAGAGAGGGTGAAAGTAAATTCACTTTCAATGATACATGCATTATCCTCAGATACTTGCATAATACACTTGATAGGACAAAACAAGAGCTCAGGTTGATAAATGCAGTTCACTATTATTTTCAGGTGTTTTATCTTCCAGTTACAGTGACTAGGCTTGAAATTTATTTGAAGCATATCTGCCTGCAAACACCTGTTTTCAAAGCCTGAGTAGTTTCCACAGTTTAAATGTTGTTCATTCAAGGAGATCCTAAAGAagaccaaaaaagaaaagaaaaaagaaagaaagaaaaatagagaaaaataaaagcaaacaaatgcaataaattatttttaaaaaagtacttcctacaaaataaaaaacaaagcacaaaggttGGAATAACGAGTGTAAGAAGATTAAGTAGGTTTTTAGGTTAATTATTACAATAGCCATTAACTAAATGGAGGCATGATATTATTGTTTGATCAAGCTCACATCATCTGAGTCCTCCTGGACCTGGAAACCGTTTAGTTTGCCATTGGGGGTGCTTTCATTGTTAACGGACAGGTCGTCTTCTTGGATTTGCAGAACAGAAAAGTTATATTCCGGCGACCTGCAGGAGGCAGAAGTTGACGAGAAATCTTTAGTATGTAATATACAGACAATAGTTTCAAATGGATGTAACATAAAACAAAAGCTGGACAAGGCTTTATCAAATGACCTTACCTTTGGCCACAGTTTATTCTTCTTGAAGTGATCATGTAAGCTGCTATAATAACCAAACAAATGATGCCCAAACTACACACCACTATAAGAGCCAGTATGGCTGGCTGCAAATCATAAGACAAAAAATTCCTTTATTGGATTAATTTTATTCTCTACACAACAATGAATATCTGTGTTTTTTTGGCCACTGTATAGTAACTTATTATTCTTATGAGAAATGGACCACTCACTGGTATCTCTGTATGTGAATCTGAGGAAGTGACATTCCCACAAAGCTTTTGGTGAGCCTCTTCATTTCTTGGAGGGCTGAAACTCCCCTTACATTTATCTCCGGGAATCCTGCGATAtctataaaaaatttattattataacagtgtaatatgtgtacgtgtgtgtgtgttcaagaaTGTGTTAACAGAAACAGAGATGTATTTCATCACCCTGTAGTCTGCAGGTCTACATTCAAACAAAAATCCTGGGTTTGATTCAGAAAGTCGGGCTGAGGGAGACACGCTGAGCTATTTTCATGCCAATAGAATCCATAGTCGCTGTTGAGAGatgttagcatttttatttagtcacaagCAAATGTATAAATCTAACCATGGTATAAGTTTCCTACCACATGAAGTCCTCACTGGTGCAAATGCATGGACTCTGCTGTCTACTGACCACATATCCTCTACCATTTCTACATGCAGACAGTGTCTTAAGTCTTCTAAATGTCTCCTTATAGCCCAAGAGACATCCATCTGTTTTTGGGTTAGAACTGTAGTTGGAGTGTGCCAACCACGTCACATAATCCTGATCATTACCtataaaaatgaattataaaaactCTCCATGATAGGTCCATGATAAATCAAAATTTATAATGTTTATCTTTCTAGCACACATTGTCTTTATGTGAACAATTACAAGAtattccacacacacaaaaaaaaaaagtttgttttggtaattttcaaAGTCTGACTATTTTCGTAATTTGAAGAGTCTGATCATGTCAGTTTGATGCCTTcaaccacaatattcttaactaAGCCccccattagtttgctatgagggaatgatgcgcaaataagccccgcccctactcggTAGTCTGTTTAATTTGGAAGAACAACAAACTCAAATCAAAGtgtcagcaacttctggttcatgcagacttaaGTAATACACTCTTACAGTGGATATGAATGATATTGAGAAGTGAAAGTAATACCATTACTTTTCTAAGCAATCAATTCTTTTTTATAGCCCTATGCACTACAATATCATAGAGATCATAGAAACTTTAGCCAGtaggcaaccacctagcaacaccctagaaaaACTTAGCATCTACATATATTCACCGGCACACACTACAAATTTTTTAGAGACGGACGGCAGTAGGTCTAGACTCTATGCCAACTTTTATTAGCCAAGAACCATCCAAAAGGCTGACTGAAAGactaatcaaaatatatatttaagcttTTTTCATATTAAGGGGTGTGAAAAGTGTAAAGTTGATGTCCTAACCATAACACACCGCATACATTAAAcatgattaatttaattattaattaaacattcatttaagAATGTTGTGTTCAGTCATCATGTCTATGTTATGAACTCCCACATACTTTATAATCCAGTGTTTAGCTGATCCTGATCAGTGTTAATTGTAAACACAACAGCTTTCTTCTTCCATGAGGGTATTTGACATCTCAACATCCTTGTTTTTAGGTGGACCGTGAAAGAATGTTACATGCACACAATATCAACCAGAAATTCTGTAGAATTCAACCAATTCCCATTTTGCACCAATGAAAATCTGTGAGTGTGTGACAGCTGAAGGTGGGTCCACATTGTCAAGCTTTCAGGAAGTTTTTGTCTGCATGTTTGCTTGCAATGCGCCACAAACCCCTGACACTAGACTTGCCCTGTCAACAACCTTTTGACCAGTTAAGCATGCTGAATAAGTGATGGTGAATATGGCCAGAATGCAATAAGCTTTTTAAACTTTCTAATGTTTGTATATCCACATTCCTAGCTTATATAGAATGCAATATTGAATACAACTTGTGCCACCTGCTGGTATGGAGAGTAATTTCCATGCTGGCATGTTCAGAACAAATGTGTTGCTCTTGGATCTAGTCTTTCTCCATGGTGTGTTTAACCACAACTTATTTGCACAAAAAAAGATGATGaccataatatttaaaaagttcctTACACTCTCTAGTGAGCAGGTGCTCAAAGTCTATGGTGACAGCTACCCACATAGGCTTATGATTGTCATCTAGGCGGTAGCCAAAAATACTGATGTTCATTGTACTGCTGCTAGGCTCTGATGCCAGTCCTGCCAGAAAGAACGGGTGGTCTGTGAAATTAAATGTCTTCCAACACTGCCCTTCATCTGTGGAAAACCTGAAAACATCCAGATGCATGACAGTTTTATGAGACGGCAGCCACAAATGACTTTCAGAATATTTAAAACCACTTCATTTATTATGAAAggagacttttttatttatttataaatgttactTTATGGAGCTGATCCCTCTGTCTCTGCGCGCCTCCACAGCCACTATTAGCCCTCCAGAGTCCAGTATGCTGTAGTGGTGAGGTCCTCTTAGAGTTCCCCACCATGTGTAACCTCCATCCCTAGACACATATACATCAGGGCGGGCTGCTGAAATGGAATCTCCAACACTCCctgtaataatattaaacatgtaGGCTCTGATTACAGCAggtattgcaattttttttagctTACAAGTTGACAATGCTTATTTCAGATGTAAATGGGGTCTAAAATGTTTTTCAACTTTTGATTAGTTCCAGGGCTTGTTTAAAAGCACTTGATCTGATTGCTTTCATAGTGGATGAAATCAGTATTTAGACTTTAGAGTTCACTTTTCAAAGTGAACAAAAAGGTACGATACAGATATATAATGGCATATTTATTCTGTGTTTTTTTGGCACCTGATTGACCAAAATCCATCTTAATACCAGATATGTAAACAGTGACTTATGTTATTTTATTGGGGAAAGTTGTGAGTATACAGTACAAGGGAAGGACTAGTACCATGGCCGATGACCAGACCGATAGCTGTAGGTTCAGAGCTAGGCGTCATGGGAGTGACTCCACTAAAATGACTGTGCTCTCCATGGATGTGCAGGTTACACTGTagtagaaaacatatttttacagcAAACATTAACGTTGGTATTCAccatatttattttctgtttcaaATATTCTCACTTTAACAGGCATCATACAACGGAATGCTTGAACTTTTGTCAATAGGTTATcattaaaagaaaaactcaaaacTAGAGTGGTGTAAGGACCAGAGTTTAACCAATGAAACTGGTCAAAAAATCTTGAAATTGCCCCTGGGGcataatgttatattattttccatttttacctttccattttatttttgtatgccCAAACATATACAAAATCCAATCAACAAACAATGCGCAAAACCAAGAAAATCTGTTAACACTCACATTCCATTTCATTTGCTATTGAAACAAATCTTTTATACATGATAATTAAGAAATATTCTTCCAGTTTTGGGTAATagtcaaaaatatttaatatgtacTTCCCAGACTTCTTAGCCGTTGCTGTAATTTCTCATTTATCCGACCCTATGTTGTTACCTTTTTCGACATATCTGGACAATCGACATTCTCTGGCTTTTTCAGATATCTCCATCGTCCCCCTCTGTTGAATGAGATGACTGAACGAATGCATCCACCTGCAGCCCAAGAACAGTTTGACATTGTTTAATAATGACATCAGCACCACTACAACTGTGATTGGCCATTTCGTCCTTAAGTGATTGTTCAAAGAAAATCAAAGTCCTTTCATCATATATTGACTCTCATGATATTAAAAACCCATAAGTATTTCagtcatctttaaaaaaaaaaaaaaaaagaaattacaaatattcaaattacCAATCAAATTATGCATAGAAAACCACATCAGACAGACCAACATCAAGACACagatgctttataaatgcagaaaATGTTTACGTCGTGGAGGCATTAAAAGTTTTTAAGATGAAGCAGAATTGTAACAtgcaacaacttttttttttgttactgatAAGATgtctactgtatgatgactgaaatcagcAAATGCCTTTAACAATAACTAAGTGCACTACAAAATGCCATGTtttcaaacacttaaacaaaGTGCATGTATTCTATCAAACCTGAACAAGCTTAGTTTGTGGCTCCAACTGCTGGACACTCGTAGTTTGTTCATCAGCACTCAAAGTGCATAACCTAAGCACTAAAATATTGTCACAGCTAGATTTTTGCCCCTTAGACACAGATTTTGCTCCACAGTTAAATGCATCAACCTGCATTCTGCCGACTTATCATAGGTGCATATTTTATTGCAATGTGTTCTCAGATTAAATTAATCTCACTTTTAAAATTTTTAGTCCATGAATGGCAAATAgggcggtttcccccacagtccaaagacatgaggtatagggtaattgggtaagcaaaataagctgtagtttatgagtgtgtgtgaatgagggtgtgtatgggtgtttctaagTTCTGTGTTGCAGCATAAAATGTATGCCAGAGTAATTgccattggtggttcattctgctgtggtgacccctgataaaacaaagatagtgagtgagtgaatggtgttgtaaaaaaaaaataaatgaatgagtgaaaaagagaagagagaactcagtccaggagactcgaaacaagcagaattcctttattgagacgtgttggtttatctgcagtcatacagcgtctttaagatgtctaATGTGTCTGCAtgagcctactagaggtctgcagtctgcaagttctttcacaagtctctcacaagtctcacacaagtctgaattagtctgaattaagacaaagatttcatggctatattgtgttcttaggaggaggggatatagctaaacaaagtatgcaaattaagggttgtggtcggcagggtaaactgcttctcaggtctaatctcatcatgttctggagacagaaaccgcctgaccatttgatcgaaaagagaaaacaatagacaccccatgctgtgaaactgacaatttgcattactttggcttagcctgtgaTCAGACagacaaaaggttaatgtccctcctagctgggatgttaatgaaattatataattaaaaaacagagaatataacttttcagttatacgtagattattgttcatttggaattagttgatagaaatttatatttccacaatgGCAAATAATATAACTTACACTCAGAACAGAGAATAGCGTTGATTTGAGCAAGAGTAAAAAAAATCATGGTAAAAGATGGAATAATTTTCACAGCATAATACTAAGTACTTTTAGaatggctactttttactcatgttTTGAGCatttttggcaagtaatggtatttttttaagtatgatttttcagtactctttccccCACTGCCCTCCACTGAAAGTCCTTTGCAGCAatgtatttacactttaaaacattcataaatacaATGTGAAAATACATCAAATTCAGGTTAACACATCAatcaaaaattgtaaaaaaaaaaaaaaaaaaaagcttaaacgtAGCTCTACGAAGAAAAGTGTGATCTTTTGGGTAAACCTTTAACCATTAAAATAGAATGAAAATAGTGTGCATACCTTCCTCCAGTATGTTGGTCAGATATACCCCTCTCAAAGACGTGATGTTAGTGAAGTCACTTTTCCCCTCCCCACCAAACAAGTGGCGCTCCAGAGACTTTGAGTACAGGATTCCTTGTTCATCAGAGGCATAGACTGTCCCATAATATGTGTCTTCTGTAATCAGTTGAGAGCACATCATACATAAACACTCCGCCAACACAGCTTTCTCTTAGATGAGATAAGAGATGAGATCATCCcaagccatcattattcaaacacACTACAAAAGCATCTAACCGGGGTTATGAGGCAAATGGAGAATAAAACGGTCAGTGAAAAACAGACTGACATGCAAAAGCATGGTGGGAAGTAAGATAAATGTTCACTTGAGCTATGTACTGTCATGAATGCATGTAAATACAATGGGGGTGCATTTGCATGCATTTTCTGTAGCGTGACTGAAAGACAACACCATCCTCACTCTTATCTCTTTCCAGTGATCTTCCAAAGATCTCCAGACTCAATGATGAATAGCATATACACTGACTCAATAGAATCTAGCAACTTGTAAAGAGATGTTTAATGAAATGTCAGCACAAAGTGGAACTCGCTCGACAAGTTCTGCCACCACATTGTTAAACTGACAATATCAGTGGTGGTGCTGTTACAGTGTATTATACTGATACTTCTCTTTTACAGTTCTGACAGGATGGAGATAGAGGATATAGGGGAGAGATGAAACTGCACCTCCAGGGTTGTCCACATGCATGAAGATCATGTCTTCATCAGCATCCAAAACAGAGTAGAACTGCAATCAAGCATTAACAGTGAGTCATAGAGCTGCacggtgtgtttgtttgtttgtgtgttcgttttttttctgcaaaatcAGCAGAAAAATACCTATAACTATACAAATACCTACAATACCTATGTAAAGAAATAAGAAAGATTTATGGCACAGCTTGCATTACACTAAACATCTTTTTAAAaaggcaaatatatatatatatatatatatatatatatatatatatatatatatatatatatatatatatatatatagtatgatatactgtatacattattattactgataatataaatacaaactcAATTTAGTATAAGAATATTTATACTTATAAATAAGTGTATTatctttttataaaataaatatatattttttaaattttattaattataaatatgaaataatgtaatatctgtcaaaatatatttatattgaatactttaaaaaaaatttattacttacaatatggaaaattatttaattattcatacatttattcatataatattttatatacttatttgTGTGTTATTCACACCTGCTCTGTAGTAGCTGATGGTAGCTGAGCTCTTTTGAAATGGTCACCCTGATCTTTCGACACATAGATGACACGAGGGGAGCCCTGTAAACACAACATCTCATAAATTAAGCAAGCAATGATGATTCTCACAGACGGGAAAGTGAAATGGAGTGTGTTCATGTGGGTTAACACATGCTTAAGTGTGCATGCTGTCTATAAAGTTCCACACCAGTTTTTCCATGACGGAGGTAAACAAGAAGCTACCAATGTGACCAAACGAGAAGATGT
The Danio rerio strain Tuebingen ecotype United States chromosome 4, GRCz12tu, whole genome shotgun sequence genome window above contains:
- the si:dkey-159a18.1 gene encoding sortilin isoform X2, with the translated sequence MKWILLVFGSVCLLDVVEDSFVHGKRNARTVTFSRTGRGQSRRRRDTWTTEKERFTECNTPLSVKDRELLRSHTHETGFHGDDGSSFTLTWAGNGTGIIFVLSTISVPSDSFYEGGSSRLYRSEDYGKSFHDISHAINNTFLNSYFGISAGHGNPQPVILTANLPFTKDPGGKIFTSMDAGLTFRSVQLQFHPAQAIQFSLLDPKYLVVISIDDGLWLSEDFGNNWSKVHEGVHTFTWGSENTLFFSSSPNGTVEAARRGELILRRTCDFGKTFDTIAENIFSFGHIGSFLFTSVMEKLGSPRVIYVSKDQGDHFKRAQLPSATTEQFYSVLDADEDMIFMHVDNPGEDTYYGTVYASDEQGILYSKSLERHLFGGEGKSDFTNITSLRGVYLTNILEEGGCIRSVISFNRGGRWRYLKKPENVDCPDMSKKCNLHIHGEHSHFSGVTPMTPSSEPTAIGLVIGHGSVGDSISAARPDVYVSRDGGYTWWGTLRGPHHYSILDSGGLIVAVEARRDRGISSIKFSTDEGQCWKTFNFTDHPFFLAGLASEPSSSTMNISIFGYRLDDNHKPMWVAVTIDFEHLLTRECNDQDYVTWLAHSNYSSNPKTDGCLLGYKETFRRLKTLSACRNGRGYVVSRQQSPCICTSEDFMCDYGFYWHENSSACLPQPDFLNQTQDFCLNVDLQTTGYRRIPGDKCKGSFSPPRNEEAHQKLCGNVTSSDSHTEIPPAILALIVVCSLGIICLVIIAAYMITSRRINCGQRSPEYNFSVLQIQEDDLSVNNESTPNGKLNGFQVQEDSDDDLLE
- the si:dkey-159a18.1 gene encoding sortilin isoform X3 — protein: MDAGLTFRSVQLQFHPAQAIQFSLLDPKYLVVISIDDGLWLSEDFGNNWSKVHEGVHTFTWGSENTLFFSSSPNGTVEAARRGELILRRTCDFGKTFDTIAENIFSFGHIGSFLFTSVMEKLGSPRVIYVSKDQGDHFKRAQLPSATTEQFYSVLDADEDMIFMHVDNPGEDTYYGTVYASDEQGILYSKSLERHLFGGEGKSDFTNITSLRGVYLTNILEEGGCIRSVISFNRGGRWRYLKKPENVDCPDMSKKCNLHIHGEHSHFSGVTPMTPSSEPTAIGLVIGHGSVGDSISAARPDVYVSRDGGYTWWGTLRGPHHYSILDSGGLIVAVEARRDRGISSIKFSTDEGQCWKTFNFTDHPFFLAGLASEPSSSTMNISIFGYRLDDNHKPMWVAVTIDFEHLLTRECNDQDYVTWLAHSNYSSNPKTDGCLLGYKETFRRLKTLSACRNGRGYVVSRQQSPCICTSEDFMCDYGFYWHENSSACLPQPDFLNQTQDFCLNVDLQTTGYRRIPGDKCKGSFSPPRNEEAHQKLCGNVTSSDSHTEIPPAILALIVVCSLGIICLVIIAAYMITSRRINCGQRSPEYNFSVLQIQEDDLSVNNESTPNGKLNGFQVQEDSDDDLLE
- the si:dkey-159a18.1 gene encoding sortilin isoform X1, which encodes MKWILLVFGSVCLLDVVEDSFVHGKRNARTVTFSRTGRGQSRRRRDTWTTEKERFTECNTPLSVKDRELLRSHTHETGFHGDDGSSFTLTWAGNGTGIIFVLSTISVPSDSFYEGGSSRLYRSEDYGKSFHDISHAINNTFLNSYFGISAGHGNPQPVILTANLPFTKDPGGKIFTSMDAGLTFRSVQLQFHPAQAIQFSLLDPKYLVVISIDDGLWLSEDFGNNWSKVHEGVHTFTWGSENTLFFSSSPNGTVEAARRGELILRRTCDFGKTFDTIAENIFSFGHIGSFLFTSVMEKLGSPRVIYVSKDQGDHFKRAQLPSATTEQFYSVLDADEDMIFMHVDNPGEDTYYGTVYASDEQGILYSKSLERHLFGGEGKSDFTNITSLRGVYLTNILEEGGCIRSVISFNRGGRWRYLKKPENVDCPDMSKKCNLHIHGEHSHFSGVTPMTPSSEPTAIGLVIGHGSVGDSISAARPDVYVSRDGGYTWWGTLRGPHHYSILDSGGLIVAVEARRDRGISSIKFSTDEGQCWKTFNFTDHPFFLAGLASEPSSSTMNISIFGYRLDDNHKPMWVAVTIDFEHLLTRECNDQDYVTWLAHSNYSSNPKTDGCLLGYKETFRRLKTLSACRNGRGYVVSRQQSPCICTSEDFMCDYGFYWHENSSACLPQPDFLNQTQDFCLNVDLQTTGYRRIPGDKCKGSFSPPRNEEAHQKLCGNVTSSDSHTEIPPAILALIVVCSLGIICLVIIAAYMITSRRINCGQRSPEYNFSVLQIQEDDLSVNNESTPNGKLNGFQVQEDSDDVSLIKQ